The genomic segment AAAACTACGGTGGCGCGTCCATCCTGAGGGAAGACGTGCAGCCGCTTTCCACGACATCTCAATTATTGAGCGACATCAAGGCGGCGATCGCGCACGAGGCATCCGCTTTGATCGAAGAAGGCGACAGCCTCTTCCTCGATTCCAGTTCGACGACCATTCTAATGGCGGACGCGATTGCCCGGATGAGCAACGTGACGGTCATTACCAACTCGATCCCGATCTTCGACAAGCTGAAGGAATACCGCAACGGAACGGTGATCGGCATCGCCGGTACCCTGAGTCCGTACACGCAGTCGTTCGTCGGCCCATTCGCCGAAGAGATGATAGCCAAGCTCAGGGTAAGCAAAGCCTTCATCGCGCCGAAGGGTCTTCTGCCGGAAGGGCTGCGGGATACGAGCGTGCAGGAGGCGGCCATTCGCAACAAAATGATCGCGTCCGCCGATAAGGTTGTCGTGCTCGCGGACCATAGCAAATTCAACAACGAGAACGTTGTCTTCAGCATCAGCAGCTTCGACAAGGTTCGGCACGTGGTAACGGATCAAACGCCGATCGAGCCGTTCATCCACTTTTTTCAGCAGAAGGGCATTGAGGTTCGGGTCGCTAACCTGACTTAGGCGGAGGATGGATGGCCGATGAGATATATCGCGTCTTTGGATGGGGGCGGCACCAAGCTGAGCTGCCTGATCGCCGACGAACGAGGGAAGCTTGCGGGGCGGGCGACCGCGGGATCGACGAACTCGCAGTTCGATACCGTCGACGAGATCCGGTCGGCCATCCGCTCGGGGCTGACCCGCGCGCTGGAGTCCGCGGGCATCGCAGCTTCGGACCTCTCGGCAATTTATACCGCGATGCCCGTTCTTCAGGCAGAGATCGTCGAACGAGCGCTGGACACCCTTGCCGGCGGGAATACGGCCGTTCATATCTCGGACGAATTCACGCTGTCCCTGTTCGGCGCTATTCAGGAGCGGTACGGGAGCCTCGCGCTGGCGGGCACCGGATCGTTTGCCGGCGTGCGCAATCAGGACGGCTTTTCGGCTGTCGGCGGTTGGGGCGCCATGATCGGAGACGAAGGCTCGGGGACGTATATCGGCCAGCAGGCGTTGGCAGCTTGTTCGCTCATGGCGGACGGGCGCGGACCGTCCACGGTGTTACTGGAGCGAATTTTGCGCCTGTGGAATGCGCCCCGCCTGCTGGACGTCATGATTATGCTCTATGCGGCGAAGCTGAACGCGCAGCGCAAGCTCGTCGCCTCTCTCTGCCCGCTCGTCGGACAGTGCGCCGCCGAGGGCGACCAAGTGGCCGCTCGGATTCTGGAGGATGCTGCCGGACAACTTGCCGACCAGATGGTGCACTTGATCGGGAAGACAAGCGCGCAAGACTTGCCGCTAACGGTATCGGGCGGAGTCTGGAAGTCCAGTCCGCTGCTGTTCCGCTCGTTCGGCCGGCGCGTCAAGGAACGCTACCCGGACATCGCCCTGATCCCGCCCAAGTTCGACCCCGTCGTCGGTGGCATCTTGCTCGGGCTGGAGGCGCTTGGCATGGATGTCCGGCAGTTGGCGGATGCTTCGTATGACGACTTCGCATTTCCCATTCTGCCATTGGATTAACGGTCTCCCGTCTGTCTCCCGTCTGTCTCCCGTCTGTCTCCCGTCTGTCTCCCGTCTGTCTCCCGTCTGTCTCCCGTCTGTCTCCCGTCTGTCTCCCGTCTGTCTCCCGTCTGTCTCCCGTCGATCTGCATGCGATTGCGGGAACCGCCTACCACGCTTCATCCCCTCCGGACATTCTCGCCTGTACCGTGCGGGCGTATTCGGACGGACTCATGCCGACTTCCTTCTTGAACGCCCGAGAGAAATAATGAAGGCTCGCATAGCCCAGCTTAACCGCAATTTCGGACATATTGTACGATTCTTCCCGGATCATCGCCTTGGCCCGTTCCATCCGCATCCGTGTCACGTACTCCATAACGGGAACGCCCGCAAGCCTGCGAAAGACCCCCTGGAGCCGGGCCCTCCCGATGAAAAACGCGCCGCAAATCGTTGCAACGGCGAGCTTGTCATGCAGATTGGCCCGGATGAAGGCAACGATGTCGCGGTACAGCCGCTCGTCGCCGTTCTCGAGCGTCGCCGGGCGCAGGACGGCGGGTGACGCTCGATTCTCCTCCATCACCCGCAGCAGGCGGATCAGAAAGATTTCCAGATAACCGCGCAGCAGCTGCTCGCTGCCCGTCTTGGGGCGTTCCAGCCGCTTCAGCGGATAAGTAAACGGGAAGCAAAACGTATGCCGCGCTTCGCCGATGATCTGCGCGAGCAGCTCCCGTTCCGTTTCTCCGAGCCGGAGCACCTTGTTTTCAAACAGCTTCATCGCCGCGGAACCGCAATCGAAGGTGATGACGATCGCATTAAGCGCCAAGCCTTCGACCGCACGGAACTCGTGGAACTCGTTGGGCTTGTGGAAAATGATCTCGCCCTGCCGCAGCGTATGCTTGACCCCGTCTGCGCCGGCTACGATCTCTCCCCGATCCAGATACAGCAGCTCCCAAAAGTCGTGCTTCTCTCCGCCGAACCGGAAGTTTTTCCCGAGCTCCAGATAGTACAGCGTAATCAGCCGATTTACGGTGATCAGCTGCCTCAGCTGCGTGCGTTGATAACGACGGACGCCTTCCTCTGCAATCGCCAACTTGCCATACCTCCCGCTCAAGCTGCTTATAGATCAAATCGCGGTGCGCATTGTGTAAATCCAAAAGCCTGGAATGCTTCTATACTACGAGCATACGAACGATTCAACAAGCCAAAGGGAGTGTCGAACATGAATATCGGCGTCATCGGCTACGGGCTCAGAGCCCGGCATATGGTGCAGGTCATGCTGAAGGAGGATCCCTCGTGCCGTCTCGTCGCGGTTGTCGATCCGAGGCGCGAAGAACGCGACCAGGACGCCGGCTTCCGGTATTACGCAACGGTCGAAGATATGCTCCGGGATGCGCACGTCGACGGTATCGTCATTGGCACTCGCTGCTCGCTGCACGTGGAAATGGCGCTTAAAGTGCTGCCGACAGGCATCCCGCTGTTTCTGGAAAAACCGGTTGCGACAACGCTATCCGATCTGCTGCGCCTGAAGGCCGCCCACGAAGCATCGGACTGTCCGGTCGTCGTGTCGTTCCCGCTGCGCGTGACGACCATCGTCAACACCGTGAAGGAAATCGTGGATTCCGGCAAGATCGGCACCGTAGAGCATGTGCAGGCCATTAACAATGTCCCGTACGGCGGCGTCTATTTTCATTCCTGGTACCGCGATCCTTCGCTGACGGGCGGTCTGTTTCTGCAAAAAGCCACGCACGATTTCGATTATATCAATGCCGTGCTGGGCGCGTCGCCGGTCGAAGTGAGCGCGATGACGTCCAAGCAGGTATTCAGGGGAGACAAGCCCGCCGGCTTGAAATGCGTCGATTGCGAAGAAAACCGGACTTGCCCGGAAAGCACGGCGTTTCTGCCCCAAGCGGATGCCTGGCCGCATTGCTGCTTTGCGGAGGATACCGGCAACGAAGACTCGGCGAGCGCGCTGCTGCGCTATCCCTCGGGCATGCATGCCTCCTATTCGCAAAACTTTTTTGCGCGCCGCGGGGCCGGCGCCCGGGGTGCGCGGTTTTTGGGCTACAAAGGAACGGTTGAGTTTGACTTTACGACCGGCAGGATTAAGGTATTCATGCATCATACGCCCCGCGTGGAGACTTACGAGTTCGAAAACGACGACGGCCACTTCGGCGGCGACAACGTGCTGGCCCGCAACTTTATCGGCATGATGGCCGGCAAGGAGCGGCCGATGTCGACGCTCGAAGACGGCCTGCTCAGCGCGCTGTCCTGTCTCAAGGCGACGGAGTCGGCCGCCACCGGGCAGTTCCGCGCCATCGGCTGGGACCGGCTATGAGAATCGATGCGCACCTCGCGTTTACCTCCTCGCGTTTACCTCCTCGCGGTACCTCCTCGCATCGTGGCTTCGCCGAAATGCCTGCAAATATACATGTATTTGGGCCGATAGCTCCCCTTTTGGACAGGATAGATGCAAATACGCAGTTATTTTCCTCGGTCAGGCGAATTTCCGGCTTTCCGCTCTGAATTACCTGCATATTTGCAGGCATTTCATCGAGCAGCGTTGGTCGGTAGAAAATACATGTACCCATGCAGGTTTTTGACCCGCAAAGCTTCCGCATCCGAAAAGGTCCGGCGCGCCAATGGCGCGCTTGCCTGCCTACGAATCGCCGCCTCCCAAGCCATTGCCGCCTCCCAAGCCATTGCCGCTTCCCGAGCCATTGCCGCCTTCCGAGCCATTGCCGCTTCCCGGCCATAGCGCCTCCCGGGTCAGAAAGGAAAGCACGTACAAAAAGGAACGCCCAAACAAGGAAGTCCTCCCACCTTTTCGTTAACTCTTCGTCAAACTGTCCACGACGTTGTCCACGACATATTGCAGCTCGGCCTCCAGCGAGATCGGATCGCTGTAGATGAAGCCCCGGGTTTCGTTTCGGTACACGCGGCCGTTTTTCACGGCGGACTGGTTGTTCCAGAACGAATCCTGGAACACAGGCTCCGGTTCCTCGCTTCCCTTCCGGCCGCTGATGAAGATATAATCGCCGGCATATTCGGACAGCAGCTTCAGCATCGGCATAGCCCAGCCCGCGCCCCCAAAATCGCAAAAATGCTTGAAATAACAGGACTGCAACGCCAAGTTGACAAGACGCAACCGCCAGTCGCTAGCTTGCGGAAAAGGCGCTTTATACAATTTTTAAAGGCTGACTTGCGGAAGTTCAGCACACTTAACCGGAATCGGGAGGATAACCATGACGAAGGATATGTTAAAATTCGTGGTAGAACATCTAAAGGACTGGGACCCCCTGCTTCAGTATGCGGGGATATTGCTGGTCGCCGGCATCCCGTTTGCCGAAGCGATGCTGGCCACCATGGCCGGAACCGTACTCGAGCTGCCGGTTGTTTGGATACTCCTGCTTGGATTCGTCGGCAATTTACTGTCCGTGCTGACGATCGTCGCGCCTTTCCATGCTTTATTCCGCTGGTTGAGGAATCGTCCGAACAAAAAATCGGGATTCGTTCACCGTCGTTCCGAGCGGGCGCGCGAAATCTTCGATAAGTATGGCGTGCCGGGACTCGCTCTGATCTCGCCGTTGATCGCTTCGGGGCATATCGCCGCCTTCACGTCTTTGGCTGCCGGTACGGGAAAACGAAAGGTGATTGTGTGGCATATCGTCAGCATCGCCGTTTACAGCGTGGTCGGTTTGGCCGTCGGCCTTTTCCTGAAAACGAAATTGATCGAATAGCAAGCCATGTAATCGCGGGCTGGGGAGGGTTTTAAAGGGTGACATTCGGCGAAAAGCTGGTGAGTCTGCGCAAAGAAAAAGGGTTGTCGCAAGAAGCGCTGGCCGAACAGTTAGGAACGACCAGGCAAGCGGTAAGCAAGTGGGAGAACGGTCAAGGATATCCGGAGACAGAGAAGCTGCTCATGATCGGCAACGTCTTTGAAGTATCGATGGATTTTCTGTTGAAAGATGCCGTAGAACCGCGCTCGGAGCGAGAGGCGGGCTATTACGTCAGCAAAGAAATGGCCGAGGGATACTTCGTATATTCCCGCAAGTATGCCCGCTCCCTCTCCTTCGGCATCTTCTTTTTGGCGCTGGCCTTTGTGCCGTACTACTTGTTCGATCGGGACGTGGCTTATTACTTGCTTCCGACGGTTATTATAGGTACGATCGGCATCGGATTTTTGGCTTCCACCGCGCTTTTTGAAGAAGTGTCGTACAAGATCTTAAAGCAGGAACCGCTCCTGATCGATCAGCCGTTCCTGCAGGAAATTCGACAGCGCTACGCACACTTGAAGCAAAAAAACAGACTGTTCATTCTATCCGGCATAGCCGTCTTCACGGCCGGATGCTTACCCGTCGTACTCGTTCGCAAGGAAATTGTGGCTTTTGAAAATTTAATGTCTTACTATCCGCTGTTTTTTGTGCTGATCGCAGTCGGTCTATTCATCATGATCCGGCACTTCACGCTGTTAGAAGCCTATCGTCTGCTCGCAAACAACGACGTGTACACGCGCAGGTTCGGCTTCAAGCTGCGTCGCAAGATGCTCAAGAAGTTCGACGACCTGTAGGTCGCGCATGCGACAGGCAATCCGACCAACCTTCCAGAGCGATTTGAGCCGGCGAACAGAATGACTTCAAAAATAAAGCCCATGCGTTATCGGCGCATGGGTCTTCGTTTTGATTCATATCAATCACGATTTACAGCTTCCTTAGCTCGTCCAGAATATCCTCCGGCGCCAAGCGCTTCATAAAATCCGGGTTGACGTACGCGGACCGGACGATGCCGGATTCGTCGATCATGAAGGTGGACGGAATGGGCAGAATCCATCGGTCGGTCGCGTTGTACTCGGCCAGATCCATCTTGAACTGGTTCGACATCAGCTCCTGAAGGTATGACGGCACGTCGTATAAAATATGGTAGAAGGCGGCGACCAGACCGTTCGTATCGCTGAGCACCTCGAACTGCAGATCTTCCTTCTCTTGATGGGACAGCGTGTTGTCCGGGCTTTGCGGGCTGACGGCGATGAGTCTGGCGCCCAGCGCGTGAATCTCCGGGAGCACCTTCTGGTAAGCGCGAAGCTGCGCGTTGCAGTACGGACACCAGCCGCCGCGATAGAAGGTGAGCACGACAGGTCCCTTAGCTAGCTCGTCGTATAAGTGGACGGGGATACCCTTCGCGTTTTTCAGCGTAAAATCCTTTGCCTTCTGCCCTTCCTGCAAGCCATATTGAGTGCCCGACTCCTGCTGTTCCCGGATCGAACGGAACATCGCGGCCTGGACCTCCATGGGCGAATGCGCGACAAATTGCTGCTTCATTTCTTCCAGCGTTTGATTTAAGGACATGGATGATTCCCCTCCTATGTGATCACTCTATTATTTCATAAATCCAATCGCGAGGAAAAGGATGCCAAGCGCGATCGAAACATAGCCGGCAACTTTTTTGACGGGACCGCCCCATTTTGCCAATCTGCGCAGAATGGAGATGGAGAAGACTGCGACAGCCGCGAGAATCACGCCTTTCCCCAGCGAATAGGCCGTCATGAGCAGCGCGCCGTGCAGCGGACTTCCCTGGAGCGCAATATAGCCGATCAGCGCAAAAAAGATCGGGATCGCGCAGGGCGAAATGACGAGTCCGTACGGAATGCCCAGCTTGAATGCGGCCGCGGGGCCTTGCGAACGTTCCGGCCGGTTCAACGACTTTTGGAATGTCGGCATGGCGAACGAAATGACGCCAAGCAGCTGCAGTCCGGCCAAAATATCAAAGATAGGCGGCACCCAGGTCAGCAAACGATATTTTTCAACAAAGGGCAGGAACTGTTGGCCAAGCAGCGCGATGATCAAGCCGACCGCCAGCGAAGTGACAACCATGCCCAGAATAAAGTTGATCGCGATCAACAAGGCCCTTCTTTTATTATCGGCAGCGCCTCGCTGAACGTAACCCGCGAACATCGCCAGCACAGGCAAATAGCAGGCCAATACCGCGCTTACGATGCCGACGATAAACACAAGGATGTAGGTCGAGACGGAAATGCCGCCCGTAATCGAAAAATGATATAAATCTTCCATATGCGTCTCCTTTTATCTAGCGTTCCTCTTCATAATCGAGCCATGCATACACGCGTTCGCGAAGCTCGGACAATTTGGGCAAAGTGCCGAATTCCGTTTTCCCATTGATGAGAATCGCTCCGGCGCTGAAAATGTTCAGTTGCTGAAGCCGCTCGAACGCATCGACCACATGCAGCTCCCGAACCTCGATTTGCGAAAATTCCGCCGCCACCTGCTTAACGAGACTGAGTGCCTTTTGACAAACAGAACATCCTGGTCCGGCCGACACCACTTCGATTAACAAAAGCCCCTCCTCCTTCACTCCATTCTGTTCACGATCCTCCGTGCAAAAGGAAGATTAGCTTTGATTATAGAGATCGGACTGTTAAATCCTTGTTAAGAAACGCGGCGAAAGATTGCATAATTTTCCTCGCATCGCGGAAACGCGAATGCTATGTTATTCTCTGTAGCAGGAAGGAGTGGTCGTATGCGAATTCTCATCGTTGAAGACGAGGAGGACCTCTCGCGTGCTTTAGCCAAAGGTTTGAAACGGGAAGGTTATGCCGTGGACTGCGCGCTTGACGGACTGACCGGGTGGGAGCTGGCGGACACCAACGAATACGACGTGATTCTTCTCGATATCAATCTGCCGGAACTGGACGGCATCTCGCTATGCCAACGCATTCGCCGGTCCTCGCACCATCACGACGTATGTATCCTCATGCTGACCGCGCGCAGCCATCCGGACGAAGTGGAAGAAGGACTCGATTCAGGGGCGGACGACTATCTCCGCAAACCCTTTGTTTTCAATGAATTGCTTGCCCGTATCCGGGCGCTCCTGCGGCGGCGTTCGTCCGTGAAAAGCACGGTTCTGCGCTTCGACCGGCTCACCCTGGATTCGAAAACCAAAGAAGTATGGTTCGAGAATGAGCTACTTCCGTTGACGAAAAAAGAATTCGGCTTGCTCGAATATTTGATGCTCCATCCCGGCGAGGTCATCTCGTCCGAGCGGCTGCTCGAGCATGTGTGGGACATCCACGCGGATCCGTTTTCCTCTACGGTCCGGGTTCATATCAATTCCTTGCGCAAGAAGCTCTCGCTCCATGATCCGGCGGCGGGCGAAACCTATATTCAGACCGTTCAAGGTCATGGATATCGATGGGCGCCGCGCGCAGCCGGAGAGAAAGAGGCCACGACATGAGACGTTGGAACCGTCTATCCCTGCGCTCCAGATTGACGCTGTTCGCCATTCTTTATCTGGCGGCCATGCTGATCGCCTATACGGCCTTGGAGTCTTTTTTCTCGGCTACCGGGATCGTGTCGGAGCTGCAGGGGCGGATCATCAGCCTACTCGTCGCGCTCGCGGGCATGATTCTCAGCGCGCAATGGCTCGCATCGATTATTCTTAAGCCTGTGAAACGGATGAGCGAGACCGCTGCAGGCATCACCGCAACCACGCTCGACAAACGATTGGAGATCGACCAGCTTCACGACGAATTGAAGAAGCTCGGCATCGCGTTTAATACGATGCTGGACGGGCTGGAGCGCGCCTTCGATCAGCAGGCCCGCTTCGTATCCGCGGCCGCGCACGAATTAAGAACGCCGCTGTCCATCCTGCGCACCAATCTGGAAGTGTCCGGAGACAACGATGGCATCGATCCGAGCGATTGGCAGGATTACAGGGCGACCACGGAGCGGACGCTGTCGCGGCTGGAGTCGCTGACGGAGAATTTGCTGCTGCTGGCCGACGGATCGTACGATCGTACGGAGCGCGAGCACCAGGTGGTGGAGCTTGCCGACATCCTTACGGATGCAGTCTCGTTTATGGAACCGATGGCAGTCGAATACGGCGTGAAGCTCCAACTGGTAGAGCCCTGCTCTGCGTCGGTTAGGGGGGACGAAAGCTTCTTGTTCCTGGTGTTTCGAAACCTGCTGGACAACGCCATCCGCTACAATCGGCCGAACGGGAGCGTTACGCTGCATGTTGCGCATGAAGATGGGCGCGTTGCGGTTCGGGTGGCGGACACGGGGAAAGGAATATCCCTTTCGAACAGGGAGTTGGTTTTCGAGCGGTTTTATCGCGTCGACGCTTCGCGAGCGCGCAGGCATGGCGGGGCCGGCCTGGGCCTGTCGATCGTCCGCCATTTGCTTGGCTTTTTTGAGGGAACCGTTGAATTGGAGAAGAGCTCGGAAGAAGGAAGTGTGTTTAAGGTATTGTTGGTGCGGGGTTAGGCGCCTTCGCGCGCCGACAGGCAACCGAAGCGCTGCTGGATACTCGGGAGGTTCATCGTTTGAATAAAGTTGCAATGCAGCTAAAAAGTGCAAAGAGACTGCCGCGGCAGTCTCTTTGCTTTGCAGCTTTTCATTGACTATAGCCGGACTGTCGAGGAAACCCTGGATGAAATCTCGAACCTCATTCGGCTTTTTCATCGATGAGGAAATTCATTCAGCATCGAATTTTCCGATATACGCCATCCCTAAAGCAGAACCGATTGCCGAACCGTCTATTTTAAATGGTTCATATACGATCAAATCGAGAATAGCGTTTGCCGTGGGGGATACTTGCAGTTCGTCGACTTTTAAAATCATACTTTCCGCAACATTAAAATCTTCCACTTGCATAATTATCATTTCGTCCAGTTTTTCCTTTTTATTGCTATAGTAAAAATGAATATTTACGATTGCATCTTCATCGATGTTCAATTTCTTAATTTCTTTTCTTACCGCTTCAGATGAATGTATCGATAGCGTCTCGCTTTCTCCAACCCATAAATAATGAACGACAGCACCGCCAATTTCATGATTCGGGGTATTTCTGTTCACCTTGCCCAAGTATGTTGTGCGTATGGATTTTGACGCGCTCTCCGTGCTTAAATCCTTGTCTTCGTAGGCGATCAGCGCATTCACCCGATCCAACCGATGCCGATTCCACAACCTCCCGAGCTCTTCTCTGTCGGCAACAATCGCATCGACAATGCGATCTGCATCCACTGATTTTCCGTAATATTGTAACTCTATGTAGTCTTCGTCATAGGTGTCCAGCTCAACTTCCTTGCAAAATTCACATCTTAGCGCAGGACTCGGTTCTGCATCTTCTTCTCCGCCTGTTGGCGGTTCATTATCATAGATGGCCCAAGCTTCTAAATATTTTTCCTGGTCTACAAATTTCTCAAACTCTTCTTCAGATTCAAAATATCCTACCCAAACGTGCATGCTAGGCATCATTCAAATCTCCCTTGCTTGTATTTGATCCTATATTATACAAATACATTTAAGAATGCGAGCTTGCGAGAAGAGGATCCTGAGAGAAGCGGCCTGCGAGCTTAATCCTTTGGCTTCAAGCTGTCGGCTGACCTCGCGCCATGCGATCATAGTGGCGGGTATCGACGCACTTAAGGTAAAATAACGTGGCAAGCGCCATGAAGGCGCACGGAAGGAGCGGCCTGTATGCATGGACAAGGACGCGCCGGCAGCCGAATCGGCTCGCTCTCCAGTCGGCTCTCGGGAGAGGCGCACTGACGTGGCAGCGGCGTATACGGCCGGCTTGTGGGTCGGCATAATAGCGGCGGGAGCGGCGCTGCTGGCCGTGTTCTCCATCGTCTGGCACAGCTGGCGCAACGGCATCTCGCCGATGCCGGCGTCCGGCCCCGCCCGCCGTGCGGTAGCGGCGGAGCTGCTGCGGCTCGGTCCGCGCGGCACGGCGGTAGAGGCCGGCTCGGGTTGGGGCACCCTGGCGCTGCATGCGGCGCGGCGCTGTCCCGGCTGGCGGCTGATCGGCATCGAGAACTCGCCGCTGCCGTTTGCGGTGTCGCGGCTGCTGGCGAGGGGGCGGCCGGGAGTGCGGTTCATGCGCGGCGACTTGTTCGCGTACCCCTACGAGGACGCCGACGCGGTGATCTGCTACCTCTATCCAGGCGCGATGAATCGCCTTGCGCCGCTGCTCCGGCGGCATCTGGCGCCCGGCGCCTGCGTCGTCAGCGTCTGCTTCGCGCTGCCGGGCTGGACGCCGGTGCGGACGGTCGTCTGCGCCGATCTGTACCGGACGCCGGTCTATGTCTATGTCCGCTAGGATGGGGAGATTACCGCGATCCGTGCATGCACCAGCGGGCTGCCGCTGCCTACGAATGTCGTCCGTTTCGGAATGCGCGCTTTCGGCTAATTCATAAAAAAGATGAGGGAAGGGATCTTTATATGAAGAAAAATCCGTTCATCCTTTTATTCGCTTTGACGGCGATGCTGTTCGCGATAGTGCCTCTTCCGTCTGCACATGCCGATTCGCCCGTCACCTCCACCAATTTTTACGTCGCGTATAAAGACGAACCGATCGTCCAGAAGGCCCTTCAAGCGGGCGGCATGACGGCCGAACTGGCGGCCTACCTAGCCGACGAATCTTCGCCGCTTGCGCTGCGCGCCGCCGTCATTAATGCCATAGGCTGGGACACCGAGCCGACCCATCGCGCGGAAGCCTATGCACAGCAGGCGTACGGCAAGTCGCTTGCAGCGATCAAGCAGTCCGAGCTGCGCGGCGACGAACGCTTTGTCATCGGCTACTTGCTGGCGATGGACGATTATCTGGATACGCGCGAGGCGGAGCAATGGCTCGAGGACGCACGCCGGCAGCTGCCGGACAGCTTCACCGCTGCGTTGATTCATGCCATCGTCCAAGCGCAGGAGGAGATGAAGGACGCCGGTTGGCCGCAAGTGTGGAAAGCCGTCGCAGACGTGGCCTTCGATCCGGACTTGAAGATGGATATGCGGCCTGAAGCCGCCAAAATCATTATCGATTATATGGTATTGTACAGCGACAAAAAGGTAATCAACCCCTTTGCCGAAGAAAGTCGCCTTACGCTTCGAATCGGGGATCGCGACTTCAAGCTGAACGGCGAGACGTTCGAGATCGATCCCGGCTACGGCACGGCGCCAGCCTTGATCGATGGCAGCGCCTACCTGCCGGTTCGTTTCTTGACGGAGGCTGTCGGCGGAGACATTCGCTGGGAAGCGTCCACGCACACCGTGCGTGTAGAGACCGCCCATGTATCGATGAAGCTGACCATCGGCGAAAAGACAGCTGTGGTAAATGGTGAGGAAAAGCAGCTGCTTGGCGCTCCATACCTCTCAAACGGGCGCACCATGCTGCCGTTCCGCTTCCTCGGAGAAGCGCTCGGCTTTGACGTCTCATGGGACGCAACAACGCGCGAGATCGGTCTGACGTTGAGCTCGCAGTGGCATAAATAATTGGATAAGAGCTCGGAAGAAGAAAGTGTGTTTAAGGTTACGTTGATGCGGGGTTAGGGAGATCGCCATCGTTATCAAGACTGCATTATGAAATGGTGACAGTAGCTATCTCCCTCCCAGCCCATAACTTGAAGCTGTATCCTGATTCAAGCAGGTGCCACGGTGCCTCATCTACGATAAAAGCTACATCCGCATGGTTTGCGATTCATCGACCACTTCTGTAACGCGAACCAAGACAGTCCA from the Cohnella hashimotonis genome contains:
- a CDS encoding helix-turn-helix domain-containing protein, giving the protein MTFGEKLVSLRKEKGLSQEALAEQLGTTRQAVSKWENGQGYPETEKLLMIGNVFEVSMDFLLKDAVEPRSEREAGYYVSKEMAEGYFVYSRKYARSLSFGIFFLALAFVPYYLFDRDVAYYLLPTVIIGTIGIGFLASTALFEEVSYKILKQEPLLIDQPFLQEIRQRYAHLKQKNRLFILSGIAVFTAGCLPVVLVRKEIVAFENLMSYYPLFFVLIAVGLFIMIRHFTLLEAYRLLANNDVYTRRFGFKLRRKMLKKFDDL
- a CDS encoding N-acetylglucosamine kinase, producing the protein MRYIASLDGGGTKLSCLIADERGKLAGRATAGSTNSQFDTVDEIRSAIRSGLTRALESAGIAASDLSAIYTAMPVLQAEIVERALDTLAGGNTAVHISDEFTLSLFGAIQERYGSLALAGTGSFAGVRNQDGFSAVGGWGAMIGDEGSGTYIGQQALAACSLMADGRGPSTVLLERILRLWNAPRLLDVMIMLYAAKLNAQRKLVASLCPLVGQCAAEGDQVAARILEDAAGQLADQMVHLIGKTSAQDLPLTVSGGVWKSSPLLFRSFGRRVKERYPDIALIPPKFDPVVGGILLGLEALGMDVRQLADASYDDFAFPILPLD
- a CDS encoding cytochrome c biogenesis CcdA family protein translates to MEDLYHFSITGGISVSTYILVFIVGIVSAVLACYLPVLAMFAGYVQRGAADNKRRALLIAINFILGMVVTSLAVGLIIALLGQQFLPFVEKYRLLTWVPPIFDILAGLQLLGVISFAMPTFQKSLNRPERSQGPAAAFKLGIPYGLVISPCAIPIFFALIGYIALQGSPLHGALLMTAYSLGKGVILAAVAVFSISILRRLAKWGGPVKKVAGYVSIALGILFLAIGFMK
- a CDS encoding DeoR/GlpR family DNA-binding transcription regulator translates to MFASQRRDEIYKLAQDRQFISVAELSSMYQVSEVTIRSDLKLLEQQGKITKNYGGASILREDVQPLSTTSQLLSDIKAAIAHEASALIEEGDSLFLDSSSTTILMADAIARMSNVTVITNSIPIFDKLKEYRNGTVIGIAGTLSPYTQSFVGPFAEEMIAKLRVSKAFIAPKGLLPEGLRDTSVQEAAIRNKMIASADKVVVLADHSKFNNENVVFSISSFDKVRHVVTDQTPIEPFIHFFQQKGIEVRVANLT
- a CDS encoding Gfo/Idh/MocA family protein, with translation MNIGVIGYGLRARHMVQVMLKEDPSCRLVAVVDPRREERDQDAGFRYYATVEDMLRDAHVDGIVIGTRCSLHVEMALKVLPTGIPLFLEKPVATTLSDLLRLKAAHEASDCPVVVSFPLRVTTIVNTVKEIVDSGKIGTVEHVQAINNVPYGGVYFHSWYRDPSLTGGLFLQKATHDFDYINAVLGASPVEVSAMTSKQVFRGDKPAGLKCVDCEENRTCPESTAFLPQADAWPHCCFAEDTGNEDSASALLRYPSGMHASYSQNFFARRGAGARGARFLGYKGTVEFDFTTGRIKVFMHHTPRVETYEFENDDGHFGGDNVLARNFIGMMAGKERPMSTLEDGLLSALSCLKATESAATGQFRAIGWDRL
- a CDS encoding small multi-drug export protein produces the protein MTKDMLKFVVEHLKDWDPLLQYAGILLVAGIPFAEAMLATMAGTVLELPVVWILLLGFVGNLLSVLTIVAPFHALFRWLRNRPNKKSGFVHRRSERAREIFDKYGVPGLALISPLIASGHIAAFTSLAAGTGKRKVIVWHIVSIAVYSVVGLAVGLFLKTKLIE
- a CDS encoding peroxiredoxin-like family protein, encoding MSLNQTLEEMKQQFVAHSPMEVQAAMFRSIREQQESGTQYGLQEGQKAKDFTLKNAKGIPVHLYDELAKGPVVLTFYRGGWCPYCNAQLRAYQKVLPEIHALGARLIAVSPQSPDNTLSHQEKEDLQFEVLSDTNGLVAAFYHILYDVPSYLQELMSNQFKMDLAEYNATDRWILPIPSTFMIDESGIVRSAYVNPDFMKRLAPEDILDELRKL
- a CDS encoding thioredoxin family protein, which gives rise to MLIEVVSAGPGCSVCQKALSLVKQVAAEFSQIEVRELHVVDAFERLQQLNIFSAGAILINGKTEFGTLPKLSELRERVYAWLDYEEER
- a CDS encoding AraC family transcriptional regulator, translating into MAIAEEGVRRYQRTQLRQLITVNRLITLYYLELGKNFRFGGEKHDFWELLYLDRGEIVAGADGVKHTLRQGEIIFHKPNEFHEFRAVEGLALNAIVITFDCGSAAMKLFENKVLRLGETERELLAQIIGEARHTFCFPFTYPLKRLERPKTGSEQLLRGYLEIFLIRLLRVMEENRASPAVLRPATLENGDERLYRDIVAFIRANLHDKLAVATICGAFFIGRARLQGVFRRLAGVPVMEYVTRMRMERAKAMIREESYNMSEIAVKLGYASLHYFSRAFKKEVGMSPSEYARTVQARMSGGDEAW